A window of Cellulosimicrobium protaetiae genomic DNA:
GGGCGTGCCGTCGGGGCCGAGCGTCGTGCGGGCGTTGACGATCGCGCCGCAGACCGCGACGCCGACGGCCGAGCCGAGCGACCGCGCGAACATGTTGGTCCCCGTCACCGCGCCGCGCTCCGTGAACGCCGCCGACGACTGCGCGGCGATGAGCGTCGGGACGGCCGTGAGCCCCATCCCGACACCGACGACGAACGTCGTCGCGGCGACCGCCACGACGGGCGACGACGCGCCGAGCAGCAGCGTGAGCGCCGTTCCCGCGAGGACGAGCGTGGAACCGATGACGGCGGTCCAGCGGAAGCCGATCCGCAGGTAGAGGCGCCCGGCGTTCGAGGCCGAGACCGGCCAGCCGACCGTCATCGCCGCGAGCGCGAAGCCCGCGACGAGCGGACCGACGCCGAGGACGCCCTGCGCGTAGATCGGCACGTACGTGGACAGCGCGAGGACGATCACGCCGACGAGGAGCGAGACCGCCGTCGAGACGCCGACGACTCGCCGGCGCAGGATCGCGAGGTCGACCACGGGGTAGCGCGTGCGGCGCGCGTGCACGGCGAAGATGCCGAGCAGGAGGAGCGCGGCACCCAGGACGGCGACCGAAGCGGGGGAGGACCACGCCCACGTCGATCCGCCCTCGAGGAGGCCCAGGAGGAGCAGCGTGCTCCCGCCCGTGAGGAGGAGGGCGCCGAGGTAGTCGATCGGCTCGCGGGCACCCTCGCGCGGTGTCTCGTGGTACCGGCGGTGCAGCATCCACGCGGCCAGCGCGCACAGCGGCACGTTGACGAAGAAGATCCAGCGCCAGCTCACGAACTCGGAGAACCCGCCGCCCAGCGTGGGACCGACGACGGACGAGATCGCCCACACCGACGCGAGGTAGCCCTGAGCCTTCGCGCGCTCCTCGAGGGTGTAGATGTCCGCGGCGATCGTCTGCGAGACAGGCATGACCGCACCGGCTCCGAGGCCCTGGAGCACGCGCCCGGCGACGAGAGCGGGCATCGACCACGCGAACCCGCACAGCACCGACCCGAGGAAGAAGAGGGCGACCCCCGCCAGCACGAGGCGCTTGCGGCCGAGGACGTCGGACAGCCTGCCGAAGACCGGCGTCCCGACCGCCTGCGCGAGCAGGTAGCTCGAGAACAGCCAGGGGAGCTGCTCGAACCCGCCGAGCTCGCGCGCGATCGTCGCCGACGCCGTCGCGATGATCGTCGCGTCGAGCGCGACGAGGGCCGTGGACAGCATGAGGGCGAGGAGGACGGGGCCGCGCTCCGAGCGCAGGCCGATCCCGGCGGGGGCAGTCACGGTCTGCAACGGAACGGGGGTGGGATGCGGACTGACCTGGTGCAACGGAACGAGATGCAACGCTCGCGATTTCGCTAACCCCGGGACAGCGAACCCCCCTGGCCGAGGGGGCCACCCCCCACCCCCCGGGGGCCACGCGACCGATGGGAGGCGTACCTACGGAGTAGGTTCCGTAGGCGCAGAGAGGCTGGTCTTCGGCTCGATCACCTCGGCGGATTCCCACTTCTCCTCAAGGTACTCACGGACTGCTGCCGCGCCAGGCTCGGGTACCGGGACGATGACGGTGAAGTACTTGTGCAGACCATTCAGTGACGCGCCGATCATCGAAACGGAGTCGTCCTCGGCGAGAAGGTAGCGATCGTGGAACGCGGTTGGGGGTAGGCACCGGATCTCTAGATCCCGCCCGTCCTGCAGGGCCGCGCCGGCACCGAGCTCGAGGAGTGCTCGGTCCTTCGGTTTGCGGCACAGTAGGAGCCTCTTGATGGACGTGGAGCTCATCAGCCATGGAACGAGTTGGTCCTGAAAGTAAGGGTCGGCCAGCATCCCGGAACGTGCCTCTGCGATCGCGCCTGTGAGGCTGAACAGGTTCAGGGCGTCGTCCGGTGAGAGCACCGTCACGCTCTCCCCGTCTTGGTCCGGCTCTGCATCTGGCACGGCGAGAACCTTGACGATTGCCCTTCCGGCCGACGTGAGTCGGGGCGAGGTGATGCTGTGGTTGAGCCAGCCGACGTCCTGCATGTACTGAGCCGTTCCGCGGTCAAGCATGAACCCAAGCCTCGTTCGCAGGTACTCAGTCGAAGACATCGAGATCGTCGCGCTGGGCGGAGGTGACGATGCGAAGGCGTCGATGTCGTGGTCGGACAGGACGCCACCACCTCGATCGATGAGATCGACGTAGCGCAGCACACGCACCAAGTGATCAGGAATCAGAGCCGCGTCCATGCACGCAATTTAGCCTCCGGCCGATACAACCTCTGGGGTGGTTTCAGAACGGGACCGGCACGACCGTCCCGATTTCACCCGACGCACCCTCTTTCCCGTCACGGCCAGAGCACTACGTTGTGGCCAGCAACACCGGATCTCAGGAGAACCCATGCACGAGCAGCCAGTACCTGCGCCGCCCCCGCCTGCTGAGGGCATCGCTGAGCCCGAGGGTTCACCAGTTCCCACGCCCGCACGGCGCCCGGGTTGGGTGCTGCCAGTCGTCACCGGTGTGGTCGGCGTCGCCATCGGTGTGGTCGGGACACTCGGAGTGACGTCGGCGCAGCAGGCTGCCGACGAGCAAGCACAGGCGGACGCCGCTGCAGCAGCCGAGGAGGCTCAGCAGTCGGTCCTCAAAGACGCGATGGCCACGTGCGGAGTGAACGACGGTGAGCCGGGGATCCGGGTGGGGGACGCTGGCCGCACCCTGACCGTGGACCACAAGGGCGACGACGACTTCGAGGGGGCGTCGTCGGAAGACCTGTTCTGCATCGTCGGGGCGCTGGACACGCCTAGTTCGGTTACGTCGCACATGGAGCAGACGACATCGATGGATGGCCGGCAGACGGAGTCGTGGGACAACGTCACTGTCTCCTGGTCCTATCACCCGGACCGTGGCATGGACTCCGTGTTCACCGTCGAGTAGGCCCGGCCGCCCCTCGCCCCGATCCGCTCGAGGACGGCCCGTGGTCCGAGCGGCGCCCGCTGAACTACGACGACCCACCGCGCTCGTCCGTGAAGCCGTCTGGCGACCTGCCCGTGATCGTGCGCTTGCTCTGGGAGACGCACGAGGAGCTCCTGCCAGCGCGCGCGATCAAGCCGCCGACGCCGCCGTACAACCACCACGAGCTCATTGTCTGGCTGCGCGTCGAGGACGTGTTCCGCACGATCCCGCGGCGGCCACCAATGCGCTGGTGACCGCGCGGCCGACGGGCGCGGGTGTCGTCAAGGGGTGCCCATGGGGTGAAGTCTGCGACGGGCGGCTGACAGCGGCTCCTTAGTGGCTATGGTCCAACCATGGCTACGACACAGGGGTGGGACGCCGGTAGCGTCCCATGGTTGCGAACGCAGGGAAAGGATGCCAAGACGACCTGCCCGTTCTGCGGGCAGTCGACGGCGGTCCTTTCCTGGGGTGACATGCCCGACGACGACGGGCGCTTGCAGGTCTATTGCGACAGTGAGATGTGTGACGCCCGCGAGGTCGAGATCATCGTGACGCGGGACGGACATCAGGCGCGCGACCGCGCTGACGTTCGCGCGTTGGTGGCGATCGACGATGGGCCCGAGGGGGACCTGGCTCCGGGTTCGCCGGCGGATATCATCCGCCAACTCGACGAGCGCGGGAGTCCGGTGCCGCGCCGCAAGTCGGTCGCTCCGCTCCAACTGGACCTACGCGGTCTCGAGGATTGAACAAAGGCCCCACCGCTTCGGCGGTGGGGCCTTTGTTTCATTGGATGCGGGGTGAAATTGCCAGCGAGGCGCTGGCACTGGGAGGCAGGCGGTGGGACGATCGCCTTGTGGAGTACACCGTCGAAGTGGACTGCCCGACGTGTGGTGGCCCCGCTGTGGGCGCGATCGACCACATCAGCGCCTGGCCGGAGGACGCCCATCGCGTTGCAGTTCGCTGCCCCGAAGGGCATCGAGTAAGTGCCACCGATGCGCGGATGGCTCTCATCCGGTGCCCCGGATGTGGGATGGCGCTGGACTAGACCGGACCTGCTGGAACTCCGAGAAGGAGCCCGCGGTGACCCGCCCCTTGACCGGTCGCCCGATGCTATGCGCTTGTTCCGTTCACTGGATCCGGTCACTGCTCAGCCAGCACCTCCGCGCGGTCGCGCTGAATCTCCTCGACTGCATCTTGGAAGGCGACCCGAGCTTCATCGAACCGTGAATCTGCCTGTGTGCCAGAGGCCGCGGCCCGGGGGTTGTACTTGGAATTAGCCCACTCTCGGATGTCCATGACTGCCTCCCTGAGCTCACGGGTGCATCGAGGGTTCGCGGCGAGGATTTCTCCTGTGCCGAGCACGCGCCCGATGTCATGGAGTTCTTGCACGGAGCCGACCGCGTCGAGGAACGCGACAAAGTCGGCACGTAGTCGTTCCTCCTCGCGGTCGAGTGCGGCCACGCGGTGGTTGACGCTGGCGATGGCTCTAGCCCCAGCGGTCGCCCGGCGTTGCGAATTCCACGAGACAAGGGCGGCGGCGATGCTGGCGAGGGCTGCTATGACAGCAACGACCAATTGAACATCCATGACGCAGAACCTAGTGGACGCCCTGCGGGCGGCTCTCTCCCGGAGCCGGACCCCTCCCCAAACAACCCCCGATCCAATGCCCGGACTCGGAACCGGCCACGACCAGTAGCCCGCCCCGGTGTCGGGAGCGAGCTTCGCGTGGACCCTGGCGACGTCGTGCACTACGAGGCGAGGGTGCCGCGGCCGGTTCCGCGGACTGTGCCACCGGACCCCATCGGTTCACGGCTGAGGGGCAGGAGCGCCGTTGTGGAGAGCAGATGGGGTCCGCACTATGGACCCCATCGACCGCTCAGTCCCGCCAAGGGGGGCATAGTGTGCACACCCTTGGCGAGGCTCAGAGGTCGAGCTGCTGGCTGGTCATGCAGCGAGGCGAGACGACTTCTCGACGAGCTCCGCGGCCTGGACGAGAAACGCGGCGAACTCGCGTGCGTCCGCGGCAGCGTCGCCGCTTGCCTCGCCGCCGAGCGTCTCGTTGTACAGGTCGATCTGAATCCCGATCGGGTCCGACGTGACGTTGCCGGCGCGGTCCATTGCCTGGAACTGCTCGATCTCGATGCCGCCGCCGTCCGGCCAGCCGATGCGGTGCGAGACGATGCGGTTCCAGCCGTCGCCGCCGTCGGAGGACCACCCGTTGTCGGTGGTGGCCCACGCGGGGCGAGGAACGCCGATCGAAGGTGCGGTGGTGGTGCTGGACATGGTGGTGCTCCTCTCGTTGGTGCCGCCGTCGTTGGCGGTGATCTCAGGCTGCTGCGGCGCGTCGGCCACGGGAAGGTGCTCGATGATGTCGAGCACGTGAGGGGATTTCAGCCATGCGTCGTCGCCGTCCCACGAGACCGGGACCATGCCTGGGTACTCCGCGAGCAGGTCCGTCTCCACGGCCGTGTAGTCGACCGTCCCCGTGCGCCCGTTGTCGGTACGTCGGACGCGTGTCCCGGGCGCGAACGTCGCGGCGCTCACTGGACGCGCTCCGGGTACGTCAGGTGCGTTGTCACGACGGGCGTGATCCCCGGCGTCCACTTCACGTCGCACCTGGCCGTGCCGAGGGCGTCAGTGCCGCACGACATGCACGACGACTCGATCACGAGACCGAGCGCCGGCGAGCTGAGGATGAGCGTCCCGTCCGCGGGTGCTCCGCACGAGCACCGGGGATCGGTAGGGTTGTGCCTCACGGTCTGCACCTCTCACTAGGTGCCCGACCGAGGGCCAGGTTCGCGGTTGCCGCCGCTGCCTGGCCCGACCTGTCTGCGGTCGGGCTCTGGGGGAGGCCAGTTGCCAACACGTTGCCATGCGCAACGCGAAAGGCCCCTGACCCGGGTTACTTCCCAGGTCAGGGGCCTTCTCTACGTGCTCCCGCGGTAGGACTTGAACCTACGACCGTCCGATTAACAGTCGGATGCTCTGCCAGCTGAGCTACGCGGGATCGTTCGTGGCTTCCGCGGTCTTCACCGTGGCGGCCGGGGAAAACTCTAGCAGGCTCAGAGGGGTAGTCCGGACGCCGAGCGGACCCGGCCCTCCGCCGCGTCGACGCGGCCCGCGACCTCCGGGTCGTCGAGGTCGACGCCCGGGTCGGCGACGACCTGCGAGAAGAGCTCGCCGTCGCCGTCCCGGCGCACGGCGACCCGGGCGGTGAGCCCTGCGGCGAACGTCACGGTCTCCGAGAGCACGACCGACGACTGGACGCGTTCGCGCAGCGTCTGGGCGAGCGACGACCGGCGCGGGTCGGCGAGCCGCAGGACCAGGGGAGCCGCGCCGTCGACCCACGAGACCGTGATCGCCGCTGTCTCGGGCGCGTACCCCGCCCGGTCCACGTCCGACCACGGGCGTCGCGCGACCGTCCCGCCCGCGGCGTCGCTCGTGAGGAGCTCGGTGCGTGTCGCGACGGCCCACGAGCCGTCGGTCAGCTCGGCCGAGGCGAGCACGCGGTCGTCCGCCGGGACGTCGAGAGCGCGGCGCACGGAGTCGGGCAGGCTGGGACGGCGGAACCAGGACACGTCCCCCACCGTAGCGGCTCCGGCTCCGCGTACCGGACGAGCGGTATGCTCGCCCGCGCGCCCCGTTAGCTCAGCTGGTCAGAGCAGGAGACTCATAATCTCTCGGTCGCGGGTTCAAGTCCTGCACGGGGCACCAACCGGACGACGGTCGGCGCTGCGGATGCGGTGTGCCCGTCGCACGGGTGTCATGACGACATGACGATCCGGATCAAGCGCGTCTACGAGCCGGCCGACGAGGGTGACGGGTTCCGCGTGCTCGTCGACCGGCTGTGGCCGCGCGGCGAGACCAAGGAGAAGGCGCGCGTGGACCTCTGGCTCAAGGAGGTCGCGCCGTCCACGGAGCTGCGCCGCTGGTTCCACCACGAGGAGAGGCTGTTCGACGACTTCGCCGAGCGGTACCGGGCCGAGCTCGACGCGAACGGCGAGGCGGTGGGAGAGCTGCGGGCCGTCGTCGGGCGGCATCCCGTCGTGACGCTCCTGTTCGGGGCGAAGGACGAGCAGCACAACCAGGCGGTCGTGCTGCGCGACTACCTGGCCGCGACCGCCTCGTCCTGACGAGCGAGGGCCCGCCGGCCCGGTGGTCCCGGGTCGCGCCGCAGGTCGCGGTCGAGCGCACGGCGCAGGCGTGGGCCGAGCGGGCGCTCGACCGCACGGTGGATCGCCCACGCGAGCGCGAGGCACGCGACGGCGGCCACGGCGAGCGTCGCCGCGCGCGACAGGTACGGGTGCACGGACTCGATCACCCAGCGCCCCCACGACGAGTGCACGAGGTAGAGCGGGTACGTCAGGGCGCCGAGCGCGGTGAGCCAGCCCCAGGAGATCCGGGCGAGCGGGGTGAGGGTCGCGGCCGCGACGACGGCGAAGCAGAGGACGATCGCGACCCACCAGACGGCGGGGGAGACGACGACGTCGGTGCTGTTCTCGACGCGGGCAGCCTGGATCCGGCCCGAGACGGCGGCCGCGAGCACGACGTCGAGGGCGAGCGCGAGCCAGAGGACGGGCGAGCGGCGGTCCCGGGTGAGCAGGTAGAGCACCATCCCGCCGGCGAAGAGCGGTGCGTCGGGCGCGACGAGCACCGTCGCGACGAGCTCGGAGCCGGTCTGGGTGGCGATCGCGCCCGCGACGGGCCACAGCACGACGAACGCCACCACCCGGGCCCGGGTGAGCCCGACCGCGACGAGGAGCCCGACGAGGACGTAGAACCGCAGCTCCGACCAGAGCGTCCAGTAGACGGCCTCGAGGTCGGGTATCCCGAACGCGCGCTGGACCATGGTGAGGTTGGCCGCCGCCTGCGGGAGGTCGACGTCGCGCCGGCCCGGGATCACGAGGACGAGCAGGACGAGCGTGAGGATCACGGCGGCCCAGTAGGCAGGGAACAGCCGACCGGCGCGCGAGGCGACGAAGCCGCGCACGTCGCGACCCCACGCCGTCATGAGGATGACGAAGCCGCTGACCACGAAGAAGAGCTGGACGCCGAACGAGCCGTAGGCGGCGACGCCCTGCGCGCCGGGCAGGGAGTCGCTCGTCCGCTCGCCCCACGCGTGGTGGTTGACGGCGACGAAGTGGTAGACGAGCACCGCTGCTGCGGCGGCGAACCGGAGTCCGTCGAGGACGGCGAGGCGCGGGGTCGTCGAGGGCATCCGGGGCACGTTACCAAACCGTGATCTGGTCGACCTGGGGGTGCCGTTCGGCGTGCGTGCGGGGCGCAGGGCTGCCACCGTGTCCGGGCCGGAGAACCCGGCGACGCTGGGGGCGGCGTCTCGACGACCCGAGGAGGTCCTGTGGCACCGAGCATCAGCTCGACCGGCAAGGCGGCAGCACGAGGAGCACGAGGCAGCAGGACGCTCGAGCTGCTGGCCCGCGCGGGATACGCCGTCAGCGGTCTGCTCCACCTCGTCGTCGGGGTCCTCGCCGTGCAGGTGGCGACCGGATCGACGTCGAGCGAGCAGGCGGACCAGACCGGCGCGCTCACCGCCATCGCGCAGACGCCGGGCGGGACCGTCCTGCTCTGGTTCGCGGTCGTGGCGTTCGCCGCGCTCGCGCTGTGGCAGCTCACGGTGGCGCTGAGCGGTGCGGCCGAGACGTCCGACCGGCTCAAGGCCGCCGGCAAGGCGGTCCTGTACCTCGCGCTCGGCGTGCTCGCCGTGCAGGTCGTGAACGGGTCCGCGGGTGGCTCCGGCCAGGAGGAGGGCATGACGGCGACCCTCATGCAGAAGCCGGGCGGTGTGCTCCTCGTGGGTGCCGTCGGCGTCGGGATCGTCGCCGCCGGCGTCTACCACGTGGTCAAGGGCTGGCGGAAGAAGTTCCTCGAGGACCTGAAGGGCGGCACGGGCGGTCACGTGGGGCGCGCCGTCGTGACGCTGGGCCGGGTGGGCTACGTCGCCAAGGGCGTCGCGCTCGGGGTGCTCGGCGCGCTCTTCGTCGTGGCCGCCGTGCAGCACGACCCGGAGCAGGCGGGCGGGCTCGACGCCGCGTTCGCGACCCTCGCCGCCCAGCCGTTCGGCGCGGTGCTGCTCGTCGCGATCGGGCTCGGGTTCGCCGCGTACGGGCTCTACTCCTTCGCCCGCGCCCGGTACGCCCGCATGTGACGCGGTGGGCAGGCGCGCCGGCCAGGGAGCCGGCCGCCTGCCCTCGCGCGCATGGAAGAATGGCGGCCATGGCGATGAGAGAGATCCGGACCATCCCGGACCCCGTGCTCCGCACCCCCTGCGACGAGATCACCACCATCGACGACCGCGTGCGCTCGCTCGTGGCAGACCTCGTCGAGACCGTCGACCACGAGGGACGCGCGGGCCTCGCCGCCAACCAGATCGGCGTCAACCTCCGGGCGTTCTCCTGGAACATCGACGACGAGATCGGGTACGTGCTCAACCCGCGCATCGTCGAGCTCTCCGACGACTACCAGGACGGCGACGAGGGCTGCCTCTCGGTCCCCAACCTCTGGTACCCGACGCGCCGCGCCTGGTACGCGCGCGTCGTGGGGACGGACCTCGACGGCAACGAGGTCGTCGTCGAGGGCACCGAGCTCATGGCCCGCTGCCTCCAGCACGAGTGCGACCACCTGGACGGCATGCTCTACCTCGACCGTCTCGACCGCTCCGTGCGCAAGAAGGCGATGCGGGAGCTGCGCGCCCACCTGTGACGACGCGCGTCGTCCGACCGCGGCCGGGCGCGCCCGGCGAATCTCTCGCGCGAACGCGCGATGTCGTGCAAGATGGGCACGAGACACGCCGCGACGTACCTGTGACGTGCTGTGACACCACCCTCGGTGAGGACGTTGGGGAAGACGCAACCTCGACCTAGGGAGGCAGACATGGCCGGTGCCATCACCCGCGGTGTTCTTTACGTGCACTCAGCACCCCGTGCTCTGTGCCCGCACATGGAGTGGGCCGCGGGCAACGTCCTCGGTGTGCGCGTCTCGCTCGACTGGACCGAGCAGCCCGCCGCGCGCGGCCTCTACCGGGCCGAGCACTCCTGGCAGGGCCCGCAGGGGACGGGCGCCAAGCTCGCCTCCGCGCTGCGCGGCTGGTCCCACCTGCGCTACGAGGTGACCGAGGAGCCCAGCCACGGCGTCGACGGCGGCCGCTGGTCCCACACCCCTGACCTCGGCATCTTCTACGCCCAGACCGACGTGCACGGCAACATCGTCGTCCCCGAGGACCGCATCCGCGCCGCCCTGGACCAGGTGAGCGAGCCGTGGGCCATGCGCGACGCGCTGCACCTCGCGCTCGGCAAGGCGTGGGACGACGAGCTCGAGCCGTTCCGCTACGCCGGGGCCGGCGCACCCGTGCGCTGGCTGCACCGGGTCGGCTGACCGGGCGGTCCGACGGCGCGGCCCAGCCCCTGCGCCTCACCGGCACGGCCGACCCGGGTCGGCCGCGAGCGGCACGAAGGCCGCCTC
This region includes:
- a CDS encoding DUF488 domain-containing protein — translated: MTIRIKRVYEPADEGDGFRVLVDRLWPRGETKEKARVDLWLKEVAPSTELRRWFHHEERLFDDFAERYRAELDANGEAVGELRAVVGRHPVVTLLFGAKDEQHNQAVVLRDYLAATASS
- a CDS encoding acyltransferase family protein codes for the protein MPSTTPRLAVLDGLRFAAAAAVLVYHFVAVNHHAWGERTSDSLPGAQGVAAYGSFGVQLFFVVSGFVILMTAWGRDVRGFVASRAGRLFPAYWAAVILTLVLLVLVIPGRRDVDLPQAAANLTMVQRAFGIPDLEAVYWTLWSELRFYVLVGLLVAVGLTRARVVAFVVLWPVAGAIATQTGSELVATVLVAPDAPLFAGGMVLYLLTRDRRSPVLWLALALDVVLAAAVSGRIQAARVENSTDVVVSPAVWWVAIVLCFAVVAAATLTPLARISWGWLTALGALTYPLYLVHSSWGRWVIESVHPYLSRAATLAVAAVACLALAWAIHRAVERPLGPRLRRALDRDLRRDPGPPGRRALARQDEAVAAR
- a CDS encoding DUF1206 domain-containing protein, whose translation is MAPSISSTGKAAARGARGSRTLELLARAGYAVSGLLHLVVGVLAVQVATGSTSSEQADQTGALTAIAQTPGGTVLLWFAVVAFAALALWQLTVALSGAAETSDRLKAAGKAVLYLALGVLAVQVVNGSAGGSGQEEGMTATLMQKPGGVLLVGAVGVGIVAAGVYHVVKGWRKKFLEDLKGGTGGHVGRAVVTLGRVGYVAKGVALGVLGALFVVAAVQHDPEQAGGLDAAFATLAAQPFGAVLLVAIGLGFAAYGLYSFARARYARM
- the def gene encoding peptide deformylase, with the protein product MAMREIRTIPDPVLRTPCDEITTIDDRVRSLVADLVETVDHEGRAGLAANQIGVNLRAFSWNIDDEIGYVLNPRIVELSDDYQDGDEGCLSVPNLWYPTRRAWYARVVGTDLDGNEVVVEGTELMARCLQHECDHLDGMLYLDRLDRSVRKKAMRELRAHL
- a CDS encoding DUF3145 domain-containing protein translates to MAGAITRGVLYVHSAPRALCPHMEWAAGNVLGVRVSLDWTEQPAARGLYRAEHSWQGPQGTGAKLASALRGWSHLRYEVTEEPSHGVDGGRWSHTPDLGIFYAQTDVHGNIVVPEDRIRAALDQVSEPWAMRDALHLALGKAWDDELEPFRYAGAGAPVRWLHRVG